The nucleotide window TGAATTGTTGAGTATTTCTGTTTAATTTGAAGCTTCTAGGGTGCTTAAAGACGGAACTACCTTTACTTCATCTGGTGCAAACTAGTTATCGTCTTTTTAAATTATGTTTACGGATATACCTCATCGAACCACTACCGAGTGTCGTACATAACGATatgaaaattttgaaaTCATAATTTACGTTCACGTGACAGACCCTTATATTTATTGATTAAAGAGCACTCTTGCTTGTAAATAAACGCCACTATAAACAAGGTAGCGATAAAGAGGTGTATGAGACTTAGTTTCTGTGGTAAGAGGTATATTTAGGCGATTGCTATAGTGTGACCAATACTTATCGGAAGTGCTACTGGCGTTGTTGCTAGGTGAGCGTGCAAAGAAGGCTGGCGTCTAAACCTATAAGATGAATTATTCAGTACTTTACAAGTGTATCCCGTATGTTCTTTCGGTGATCCTGGTGCAGATCGTGCTCAGGTCACTTATTCATATGGTTTCGGGTATTTGGATAGGTAGCTTGAGTATATTTTTGCTCAAGTTACGCTCGATCAAAGTAAATGATAACCTGCATATAGGTCAGGTACGATATCATCTGCTAAGGAAGGAGATTATAATCAGCGATGTTAAGTTTAAGGATATTACATCAGCTGAGAATAAAAGTGAGGGAGGAGGTAGGCGTTTTGAAGCTGGGAAGGCGAGATTGCCCCCATACTTAGTATCGTTGGTACGCAGTGTGCTATGGTATATACCAAAACTGGCGCTTACCGTAGAAAATGTGAAGATGGAGGAAGTGTTTATGGCCACTGCTAGAGTTGAAGTTAGGGCAGTGGATAATAAGGTGACGGTTTCGATATTGTATAATAATTTAGAGTCTGGTGGGATGGTAGTACTAAAGTCAGGATCGTTAAATGCTATTGGTCATTTCGATCGTGAAAGTCCTATTGGGTTCTCACAAGTAGAGTTGGCTTTGAACTTTATGGAGCTTAATCTACCGGTGTACCGCATGATAGGGAAGTACATGAGGTATGCAGACCAACAGTGTGAGGATTTTGGAGATACTTCTGAGAGCGAGGCTGCGAATAGTAGCAATGTTGACGATTCTGACGACAATTATGCCGCATTTTCTCAGGACTATATTAAGAGGTTAAGGTGTAACATTGCAGCAGCCAGTCGTTATTTTAGTTTATTCCAAAAGGTCGATCTTTTTATAGATGTGGTGAAGATTACTGATATTCCTCCAACTCTAGAAGCGGAAGTTTGTGCGGCATGTGAAGGGATTCTGTATGAGGCTACGCTCTCAAATTTCACAGTACAGATGTCGAGGTTTCACGATGAGCAGCCCGGTTATAATATATTATTTGATGCCAGAGATAAACCTATCAGGTTGAGAGCTACTATCTCCACCTTACAACTTGCATTGAAAGAAACGACAACCAAAGATGATAAATTGGTTGAGAAATATCTCAGAATATGCGATATTCCTAGTATCATATTGTATGGTGATACTAATATTCTTTCAGAGACCCTCGTGGATTTGGACGATACCCGCGTTCCTAAAACAGTCATTAAGATGGTGGGGCATATATCCTCACCCATAGTCGATTTTGAGCTTGAAGAACTTTCGCTGCTAAAATCTTTGCATACAAACCTGCAAGTTTTGGCTGCACTGTACGAGCAAGAGAGAGAAGTTCATCTTCCTAGTTATACAGGGAAAGAGCTCGGTCAAGATTCGATACTCCTTCCAATACTTTGTTGTTTGAAGCAGCTTTTGCCAGATATCAACAGTAAAATAACTATTGAAGATCCTGTTATGATTGTCAAAAACAAAAGTGACTTCTTTATTCATAAATGCTCCATTTTTTCAATTCAGACGAGGTCTCAAAAACATATTGAAGGCTCTCTGCATAGCAGGGATCAATTAAGTTACGTTCTTGATACCAGTCTCGAGATATTAGATATTGATGTCTCATTTCATTCAAAATCCACAGGCTATGTTGACCGTCCAATTCACATAGAAAGTGTAACATGCAAAGCAGAGAATCAATTACTACCCTTACCATATATGACTCTCTCGGTTGACATTGATTATATGGAATGTAATTTCTCAGAGTTGCAAACACTGACGGTACTAAATCACTTTATCCGCACAATAAATTCTGAGGTATTCCAAGTTGAAACTCAGTATTTTATGAAGCTGTATGAACGGTTCTCAGATAAACTACAGAAAGGTGGCGAACCCGTCCAAGGGAAGAAAGAAGTAATGGCCATTAATGACATAATTTCTGAAAAACTACCGTCATACCTTGGCAGAATTAAAATAGATATAAGTGATTTCTCATTCATAGTCGGGTCAAGATCCGTATTTATGACGGATTATAAATTTGGTAAACTAGAAAACCAGAGTCCCCACGATTTTATTGGTGGAGAGTTGCGTAAAGTTAGGTCATCAATGGGGCGTTTAAAACTAATTTTAGACGCATCGCAATCCAACATTTGTGATGGTAACGATTATCCTGAAAGTAGTACCACTAGTGAATTCTCTTACGACGATGTTGGATTGGAGAATCCTCCTGTTGATGCCATAACGGCCGTTGAGCATTTATGGGAATTTACCATACTATGTGAACAAGTTGTGGGCACTATCTACTCGGAATCTAGGAGAAGCAAGGAAGCTTTGTCGTCTAAGGCTGTATTCAGGATGCCTCACGCTGTTGCAAAAGTTTATCCACGGACAGATTCAGATAGGGTTATGATTTATTTTGACGTCGAACGACTGGAAATATTATTCTCACTTATGACCCTATTTTTGATATTTTCCGCATTTCAAACCATTCGACAAGTATTTTCAAAGGAAGTTCCTGTTCCAGAACGTATTCCATGTTCTAAAAGGCATGGTCAACTTTTCACCTCAAAGAGTTTCTTTAACTTCGACACTAAGCATATATTTCAATCGCTCGACTTTAAGCTGGCCTCAAAACGCATTGATATTGTAACTGTTTTGCCTAATGGCGTGAGGTGTCGGTTTGACGCATTCCAATCTTCCATGGATTTAAAGAATACTAGTGATCTCCAATTGGTAGGTTACTACTTCAGAATGTGCGTGGAGTCTCCACGCTGCAATCAAAAATGGGTCCGTATGATTACTGCCGTTGAATTCACTGCCAAAATCAATCTTAAAAATTTACCGCAAGAAGGCGACTGGGTGGATTTACTCGAATCAGAACCTTCGGTATTATTTCAACAAGAGTCGCTACATTGGCAGATTCCTCACGGTTTTGAGATGTACAAAATTTTTGACAATATTAGTACTATGTCGAAGAGCATGAAGCAAATGATACACACCATTAAGACATCTAACAATGAATTAGTTGTTTTCCCAGAACCAAGGGACCCTGTGAAGGTTCCGAAAATAAAGTTCAAATCAAAAAGGTGGGTTTTCAGCATTGAGGATGACCCATTCGAAACGACCCTTGGTATGATTTTCCAGATAGGTTTGCAAGAACAACGTTCAAGGTTGGAAAAATACGATATATTTGATGAATGGGTTGAAGGCAAGATTAAGGCTTATCAACAGGATCCATTGAAAAGATCTAAAGCAAGTAGTCAGAGTTTGGTGAATTACAAAGCTGcaaggaagaagaagaatgCTTCAAAAAAATTTAGTACTATAGTTTATGATATTCCAGGTAATAATGCAATGCTGGAAAGTAAATTGTCTCATAATGACTATGAATTGTGTTGTGACCGCTTTCATAAATTGCAGGAACAAATCTCTGATTCATGGATAAAAAGGATACAAAGTTTTaaagagaaagaaaagAGAATATTTAATGACAATTTCAAATTTTTGTGGGGAAGGCTTGAGGCAGCTAGATTGCCTCAAGATGTAACAAAAGATCTTGTTGACTTTTCCGTTTCTCCTGGTCTAATGACCCTTATCATAGAAGGCGTCGATATTGATATTTTGCAGCCATATTGTGGACTCGAGAACTGCTCAAGTTTTATTCATGAGGTTGGAAAAGGAGTCCCGAAGGATACGCAATACTCCTTGTTGTTACCATTTTATATTGATGCAAGGTTTAGTGAACTTAGATGCCATTTGAAGGATTACCCATTACCTATGGCTCATATTCCTAGGCTTTTGCCAGAACAGATAACAAATGATGCTGCTATTCACTTATATGGTGATTTTTTTATAACAGAAGACATGATACGATCGGAGCATGAGGTAAGAACAATTTTTGTCCCTCTTGTACCATCTGCTACTGAAGAGATAGATGAACCGTACTATTCATTAGCAATTCCTCGTGGCCTAACGCCAACGAAGATTTACACAAACTTGCAGATGAATATTCACTCTGGCGACATCACCACTGCAACATGGGGCGGCTCTTATGAGGCCGCGATTCAACAAACAATGAACTGTTTCGATAACTTTTCGAAACCACCACTTTTCCCTTCGTTGAAGGTCGGGTTTTGGGATAAAATAAGAAATATTTTCCATGCCAAGCTACACGTAAGATGGTGTAATGACGGTTTATTCGAAGTATCGATGAAGGGATCGAAGAATCCATATGCTATAGGAGCAGAATCTGCCGGATTTGTTGTTGGCTTGAAGGGAAACGTTCAAGTAAATATTAATTCTGAAGAAGATCCTACTAAATTCTTCACCAGTTCCGCTGATAACATTTACTTTGCGATACCTAATTATTTTGCGAAGCCATTGCTCGTTTGGTGTTTTAGTTCTGAAAATGCTGTCTTCATCCCTAGTCAAGATGATACAAATTTGCAAAGGTCAGCAGCCtactattattatattGATATGATGCCTGTTGCTAATTTACGAGTGCAGAGAGAAGTGATGTACAGAAACTATATTGAAAAAACGGCTATCAAATTAAGTGGAGGCGTTAGTTTTAATATTGGACTTTTGTTCGAAAGATTCATTCCCGGTACTAAACAAAGGACATTTGAATCGCGTTCACATTATAGCGTGCGCCTTTCAAACCTTCACACTGAGTCTGGTCTTGCTACTGACCCGTATACTGGTTTTAGAAGCGACTTTATACATTTGTCTTTTACACTTCTGTCCAACAATCCTCGCGCTTATAATACCATGCAGCTGACGCCTGGAGTATTAAATGTCTTCTTTTCCTGGTGGTCTAGTTTCTTTGGAAATATGCCTATACGAAGAGGAAATCTGTTTGAGAAACATAACCGAAGTCCAAAGTTTGGAGAGCATATTTACTCTATTTCTTATCATGCAGATATTTCTCCATTCTTTATATGCCACACTTATATGAATACTTCAGATAGCTTCCAAACGGATTCTGCAAACGAGATGGTAGAATTTGTGGGCTTGAAAGCTAAGATGGATAGGTATCTGATGGACTTACATCAAAGGAAAGAGGTATTACATGAAAGGAATAAGGAACTGGACGTTATTAAAAGAGTTATGAGGTTGTTGTTTAAAGAAGGTGATGTATCCACTTACAATATTGATATAAGGACATTGGATGCTATCTTTAAACCAGCTATTTTCTCTGATGAGTTCCAAACTGCAGAATTTAATATTTATGGTGATGATATGACGTGGTATGATATTCTTGACTATAAAGAATTCAAATATAAAGTATTGGATGGCTGGGTTCCAAATGTCACAATCGGTCAATTGTTACATGCACCAAAATTTGTTTATCGTAAACAAGCAAGCTATGGAGATAAGTATCAAGTTGATTTTACCACATGCGAAAGGATAGAGCCGATTGATAATTCGGTATCTCATGTATGTTCTTTGGAACCGCATATAGGGGCTCCTTTCCACATATTACAGGATAGAAAGGATTTCTTAATGAAGGAGAAAGCTAATGCAGAACGGCAGTTGGAGGTCGCTACAGATGACAACGAGCGTCAAGCGGTAAAAGCCTCCATAGAAAAGTTGGAAACTGTCCTGTCAATGATTTCTGCTTTGATCGCAGATGGCGGAAGTTTTGAAGCCGGGAGAGGCAAAGGCAGCAGAGATCATTTGAATATAAAAGTTCCAGCTGTCAACTATCTGGATAAAACAAATTCTGTTACCATATCTTCATTTGAGAACAAGTTCTTCCTGTTTTACATGAGATTAAAATGGAATGAAGATGCAAGAGATGTGATCTTTAGGTATCTTCATCTTTTAGACTTATATTCACAGAGCTCTGCTTTAAAGAGGTCTAAAATTTTTAAGGTGTTTGAAAGGCTATGTGAGCAGCATGTTGACACACCAAACACAACACGTTCAACTAGCGATATACAATCTGATACCGAAGGTACCGGTTTAGCAACCAATTTAGATCAATCATATCCTAACGAGTTCCAATCGCAGTCTTTAACTGAGatatttgaagaaggaaTTTATCAGTTGGGAGCCGATATGGAATATGTAACTCACGATAATCACTTTATCCAGTTTGTGGCTCCTCAAATTCAACTCAGTACCAAAGAAACGCCATCTACGTGTATTCTTGTCGCTGCTCCCACTATAAAAATGAAGATTGTAGATTTTGATTCCAATACCTCGGACAACGAGTATGTGAAGAACGTTTTCATGACGAGGTATGCAGCTACACTTATGCAGGCAAATGTTTTCATTTTTCAGGAGAATGAATTCAAAGGCTTTGAAAATGCCTTCTTTGACCCAATTGGTTATGATGTCAAGAATTCTGATAACTGGCAACCATGGTTAGGTCCTGAGCTAAGCTTTGAACCAGAACCTTTGAAAACCAGTATGATTATTAGAGACTTTTCGTCTGTGTTTAAGTTTGACAGGGTATCTTCATTTGCTAATTTATCAGATCAGCTAGCTGATTTGATCTATATGGATAAAGTTGTGTGCTCAGTACCTCGTTTTGTCCTTTCTTCTGATTCTAAACAGTATTTGGCTCTCTACAATATTGTTACAAATGTTTTTCTCTATGTTGAACCCAGAAGTGCGAGATTAAAGAAACAGGTAAACCAATTACTACTGGGTTACGACCCAAGTAATCTATATGAGTATAGAGAGCTTATCGATAGGATGCTAAAGACATTGGATACCCTAAAAGTTATCGAAGACGAGCTATCCTTTAAGAAGTATTTACTTGACGATGTTGGAACTTCCGACCTTCAGTCAATTAGACGGGCTAAATTTGAATCCTTCACTAAACTTTCTATTTTAATGAAAGTTCTGACTTCATCCAATATTGACGAGATCACAGAAGACAGGAAATTGATGTTTATTGTGTCCTCTGAGGAGTTTATATTGCATATGCTATATGACAATGGTGAGCCATTTTTGGACGCAGCGTTGGCCAACTCCTATTTCCACCGTATAGAATCCTCAACTGGGTCAAATAGTAATAAACTGGTTATTAATATGCTGCAAGTTTTCAATTTGGAAGAAAATGTAAAGTACCACAACTTGCTAGGTCCTTTGCAGAAAAAAAACAGCAAGGATTCAGCAGAGCCATTAATTTCATTGGAGTGGGATATGGATAGACCAGTTGCAGGTATTAGGGTGGTGAAAAATGTGTTAACTGAACTTCAAGGTCTAGAAGTTAAAGTGGAACAACATACAATAGACAACTTTTTCAAGTGGACCATGCCTGAAATGATACAAGAGCTTTTGAATAGTAACGAATTGCAAGACTTTGACAGCACGAACAGTAATTTCGATATCGTTAGTATCATAACAAGGGAATCGATCACTTCGAACAGTAGCCACAGTTGGATTCCTCTGCGCAACGTTTATTCAAGTAGCACTACAAGAGCACGGGATGGAAGCGAACTGCGTGAAATGGTTCAGCGTTCCTCAGATTACATGATTATTGAGAATATGGTCATAAATAGTTTCCCGCTTGCAATAAGTTATAGAGGACAAGGTGCTAAACGTCTCATAAATGTAACAGACTTCATGTTCATGTTCCCAAAACTTCAATTCATCAACCAAACGATCACGATACGAGAAGTCATGAAGGGAATCAAAAAGGTGCTACTTAAATCATTATTAAAACATACTGGTCAATTTTTAGGAAATAAACTCCGCAGGATTAGAAATCACAAAAACCCTCATGAAGACGATGATTCTAACGATAGTCAACGTGGGCGTTACCCTATTCAAACACCGTTAAGGCAGCTTCAAAGGTATAAGTCATATACTGATATTAGTGAATTAAGAATGGAAAATTGAGCGCTCGTTATTTAAAGTGGCTTATTGGTTACCAATCGCTTCTCTAACACCCTACTTgttttacaaaaaaaaatgcTTATTTTAAATGATTCAGATGACGCCTATATAGACCGCATGCACATATTATTTTTCATTTAACTGGAGCAATGTATCAATTCTAAATTAATGTATAGCTGTAATTAGTTTAAAACATCTGTTATTTCCATTATACTATTCTATTCTTGCTAAGTGACCTTATTTTGTGCTATATAGGTTGTAGTGGTTTTACACATTAATTACTTAGTTTAGCAGCAAATTTAATTTCTACAGCCAGTAGCTTCACTTAAAAACGTGAACACTAAAGTCAATGTTAAGCGGGGTTGAAGACGTTTAGTTATGGATAGCTATGGTCTATTTAATCTAGAATTACTGAAAGCATCACCGATCAATGTTGCTGATAATCCTAAACAGTATGATTTTAAACTAAATAAAACATTACGAGCGACATCGCAGAGGAAATTGGTACCCATAAGAAtaaacaaatcagacaaTAAGCTGAATATATTAAATGACCGTGGTGATAGGTCAGTTATTCATAAAATGTTTGCACCTAGTGAGCAAGCGGCATTGAATAGACCAGATACCTTGGATGATCCtgatattgatgaattaTTTTTGGATGCAGAATCACAAGAAGTGCCTCAAGAAGTAAACCTTAATGGTGATGTGATTGAGACTACAATAGTGGTTTTTGATAGTAGCTTGGAATTGCTAGGTTCGGCCGACTATTATAGTTTGCATACTAAGATAAGTGACTGTAAGACAATACGCCATGGTAACAATCGCTCTGACGACACTATTCTTGTTACCACTGTGGataatattatattttCAGTTGTCTACGATGAGAACCTGAAACCCTATATCCTCCATTGGTGGTCTTTGGCCCACCATACTCGTTATGGTGACTGGCAAATCCTGGTTCATCCTAATGGTAACCACTTCATAGTTTACGAGAAACGACAAGGAAGCATAAAATTTTACAAGTTACAAGATTCTAGTCCCTACCATATTGAACTAGTAAGAAATATGGCATTGTTAGGAACCGAATTATCTTCCTGCGCTTATATTATGTCCAATGGGGAAGCGGTTTTGTTTCTGGTGGGTCTTAAGTCGTCTAAAGTGTATTATTACCTGTTCAGTTGGCCTTTAGATGCTAATAGCAAACCAGAGGTTCACCAGTATGCGATTCCTGATGGCAAGCTAATTCAGTATGCGCTTACATTCAATAATAATTACGTTTTATGCGTGAGAAAAACGATGGTAGATTTGTTATCCGTGCACGAGTTATATTCATCAGAGGGTTATGGAAACCAACCGATTGATAGGAGTCAATTTGGGGACATAACGCATAGTGAGTATGATTCATTACTATTAAGTAAATTAAAGCTTGTTGAGCCTACGGTATACGGATCTTTTACACACTGTGTTCTCTTCTCGACTTCAAATTACAGCATTTGCGCGGCCCTTATGGATGATACAGGTACGATTAAATTTTACGAGATAACAAGATTCAAAGGTCTTTGTACATTTGTATTGCTACCATCACAGAACTCTACAGCTTCTAATTATCACCTAGAGATCGTTAGTTTTGGTAAAGTGTTCGAACTAGTGTTGAAGATAACCGATTTAGCTCAGTTGAAGACTGATTCTAATATTGAATCCATGAATAACATTATTCATAGGTACAGCAAGGATGCTAGTTTTACTATTTCTGATCAATTAATAACTGTTGGATCAAAGGACTCCTTTCCGTCAAAGAATAATGAATTTCAAGTGTGGTTATGTTCGCCGTCATGTGTATCTAATGTGTCATTAAACGGTCCAGTTGAACATTATAGAAGTCATCTATACTTAAGGGAATTCCAATATTTTAGTTCCATGACTGTTTTACGCTTGTCAGATTTAACGTTTCTATTATTCGAAAGGTTTAATATTACAGTAAATGAACCTAATGGTTATTTAATAGTCGCATCGGATCTGAGCTCAGTTACGAAAGCCTTTCTCGTATATTTAGTTGAGGACAACGGGATGGAGTGTGATGAGCTAGAGGATGTTATAGTAGAGCAGAACTGCGGGACTGTCCACTATTTCGTTACTGAAAGTACTACTGTGCAAGTAGGGAAACAAAAATTATATTTTTCTTCTCTATCCGGTGAAGCTGAAACTTGGTCTTTGGACCTAGCACATCCAGTGAAAGGAGCAATCAGTCGTAACTCAACTTTATTACTATGGTCAGGACCAAAATTCCTTTACATTGAAAATGTTGATTTAAAAGACACTTTAGAACACACTAAATTTTTTCACGTACCAGATTTATTGAATGGATATCATTCAACATCAATCTCATTTGAAAATGAGGATATCTCCAACATCGTTAGTGCTCTGTTTTGCGATGATGGTACAAAATTTATCTTATTCCTCACCTGCGCCACTTTGCATTGTAAATTTGATGTAGAAGGTGCGACCGTTGTGCTTGAAGACGTGGTGATGCATGATGAAACGGTTACTATCGATACCATACGAACATCAGAAGGCATATTATCCACCACATTTTCAACCCTGACAGGATTGGGCGGAATCACTTTAAATGGAGATCAATTCTTACATCCTCTAAAAGGTTGGTTTAAACTGGAAAGTGCAGGCGGTGACAGTTTTTTTGCGTACAACTCAAGTGAGTTGTTTTCATATGAAATACTCACAAAGAGCcagtattcaattaagcTACCGTCTTGGAGGAAGTCGGAGCCCATTTTTGAATTAAGGTGCAGCAAAGATCTCCTATTTGTCTTGTTCGGTGACGGGCTCAGAATATATCACAAGGCGTATAAGTCCTACTCTGCATCTAACATTGTGCTAAATGCCACACGATGTCGAAAGAAATTTGTTTATCTTGACAAGATCAATAGGCTACTTGTTGTCAACTGCACAAAAAAGTTACTAGAATGCATTAAACTGGAAAATAGCAAGGTAATATCTCTGGACACAAATAACCTATTCAACGATATCGACGAGCTGCATGATGTACAGCTGCTCTCCAGCGACATCGCTCAGGAATTTCTGGCCCGGGGAAAGAACAATGAGAGTTTATTGGCCTTCAGTTGCTCAAGCGGCAGCGCAATACATCGAATTAAGGTAATTGCCGTTATTCCTAGTCCCGGTCAGCTCTTGTCTCGCGTTTTGGCGTCATTGGAAGTGCCTGCGCCCTCCTGTGGCGGAAGAATTAAACCCCTAGCGGATAATCAGCTCTGGACAGCCTCTGAAAATACAATTTGCAGGTACAAACTCATACCATCCTCTGAATCCACCTCGCATGTGCTTCAAAAAAACTACGAGTGGACCGTTCCTTCGACGGCCACCTTCGATGCCAGAGAATTCATGGTAGTTAATGTGACCACCGATGGCAGCCTCCAAGTCCTACTCCTCCCATCAGGCCACGTATACATACAGAATACAGATACACTTACACGACAGCATAAGCTAGTGTCGATACGCTCAGACGGTTCTATCATAACATATACAGAGTCAATTGCACATGTCGCTGGGACCGCTGTCGGCGCAATCATCCTTCACATATTCAGCGATCAAAACCATCAGACTCTCGAGCAAGTTGCACAAATTCCACTTCAGAAAGTCGTCAAAAACTTTTATCTAATTACTGATGAGAAAATATGTCTTCTAAACGTAGATGGCACTATTGTTATCGTGGACTTAACAGAATCTACAACGGGTATGACGTCGCCTGTAGTTCATCCACCGGAATTTCCTGACTGTAGGAAATTACGTGGCTCAAGTACAGCCTTTACAAACTATATCGGCATTTTGGACTTTAGCTTTACCTCCTATGTGTGATTAAATGCCGATGACCTATGTATATACGCCTCATCTGTAACA belongs to Eremothecium sinecaudum strain ATCC 58844 chromosome IV, complete sequence and includes:
- the FMP27 gene encoding Fmp27p (Syntenic homolog of Ashbya gossypii ABR180W; Syntenic homolog of Saccharomyces cerevisiae YLR454W (FMP27)) codes for the protein MNYSVLYKCIPYVLSVILVQIVLRSLIHMVSGIWIGSLSIFLLKLRSIKVNDNLHIGQVRYHLLRKEIIISDVKFKDITSAENKSEGGGRRFEAGKARLPPYLVSLVRSVLWYIPKLALTVENVKMEEVFMATARVEVRAVDNKVTVSILYNNLESGGMVVLKSGSLNAIGHFDRESPIGFSQVELALNFMELNLPVYRMIGKYMRYADQQCEDFGDTSESEAANSSNVDDSDDNYAAFSQDYIKRLRCNIAAASRYFSLFQKVDLFIDVVKITDIPPTLEAEVCAACEGILYEATLSNFTVQMSRFHDEQPGYNILFDARDKPIRLRATISTLQLALKETTTKDDKLVEKYLRICDIPSIILYGDTNILSETLVDLDDTRVPKTVIKMVGHISSPIVDFELEELSLLKSLHTNLQVLAALYEQEREVHLPSYTGKELGQDSILLPILCCLKQLLPDINSKITIEDPVMIVKNKSDFFIHKCSIFSIQTRSQKHIEGSLHSRDQLSYVLDTSLEILDIDVSFHSKSTGYVDRPIHIESVTCKAENQLLPLPYMTLSVDIDYMECNFSELQTLTVLNHFIRTINSEVFQVETQYFMKLYERFSDKLQKGGEPVQGKKEVMAINDIISEKLPSYLGRIKIDISDFSFIVGSRSVFMTDYKFGKLENQSPHDFIGGELRKVRSSMGRLKLILDASQSNICDGNDYPESSTTSEFSYDDVGLENPPVDAITAVEHLWEFTILCEQVVGTIYSESRRSKEALSSKAVFRMPHAVAKVYPRTDSDRVMIYFDVERLEILFSLMTLFLIFSAFQTIRQVFSKEVPVPERIPCSKRHGQLFTSKSFFNFDTKHIFQSLDFKLASKRIDIVTVLPNGVRCRFDAFQSSMDLKNTSDLQLVGYYFRMCVESPRCNQKWVRMITAVEFTAKINLKNLPQEGDWVDLLESEPSVLFQQESLHWQIPHGFEMYKIFDNISTMSKSMKQMIHTIKTSNNELVVFPEPRDPVKVPKIKFKSKRWVFSIEDDPFETTLGMIFQIGLQEQRSRLEKYDIFDEWVEGKIKAYQQDPLKRSKASSQSLVNYKAARKKKNASKKFSTIVYDIPGNNAMLESKLSHNDYELCCDRFHKLQEQISDSWIKRIQSFKEKEKRIFNDNFKFLWGRLEAARLPQDVTKDLVDFSVSPGLMTLIIEGVDIDILQPYCGLENCSSFIHEVGKGVPKDTQYSLLLPFYIDARFSELRCHLKDYPLPMAHIPRLLPEQITNDAAIHLYGDFFITEDMIRSEHEVRTIFVPLVPSATEEIDEPYYSLAIPRGLTPTKIYTNLQMNIHSGDITTATWGGSYEAAIQQTMNCFDNFSKPPLFPSLKVGFWDKIRNIFHAKLHVRWCNDGLFEVSMKGSKNPYAIGAESAGFVVGLKGNVQVNINSEEDPTKFFTSSADNIYFAIPNYFAKPLLVWCFSSENAVFIPSQDDTNLQRSAAYYYYIDMMPVANLRVQREVMYRNYIEKTAIKLSGGVSFNIGLLFERFIPGTKQRTFESRSHYSVRLSNLHTESGLATDPYTGFRSDFIHLSFTLLSNNPRAYNTMQLTPGVLNVFFSWWSSFFGNMPIRRGNLFEKHNRSPKFGEHIYSISYHADISPFFICHTYMNTSDSFQTDSANEMVEFVGLKAKMDRYLMDLHQRKEVLHERNKELDVIKRVMRLLFKEGDVSTYNIDIRTLDAIFKPAIFSDEFQTAEFNIYGDDMTWYDILDYKEFKYKVLDGWVPNVTIGQLLHAPKFVYRKQASYGDKYQVDFTTCERIEPIDNSVSHVCSLEPHIGAPFHILQDRKDFLMKEKANAERQLEVATDDNERQAVKASIEKLETVLSMISALIADGGSFEAGRGKGSRDHLNIKVPAVNYLDKTNSVTISSFENKFFLFYMRLKWNEDARDVIFRYLHLLDLYSQSSALKRSKIFKVFERLCEQHVDTPNTTRSTSDIQSDTEGTGLATNLDQSYPNEFQSQSLTEIFEEGIYQLGADMEYVTHDNHFIQFVAPQIQLSTKETPSTCILVAAPTIKMKIVDFDSNTSDNEYVKNVFMTRYAATLMQANVFIFQENEFKGFENAFFDPIGYDVKNSDNWQPWLGPELSFEPEPLKTSMIIRDFSSVFKFDRVSSFANLSDQLADLIYMDKVVCSVPRFVLSSDSKQYLALYNIVTNVFLYVEPRSARLKKQVNQLLLGYDPSNLYEYRELIDRMLKTLDTLKVIEDELSFKKYLLDDVGTSDLQSIRRAKFESFTKLSILMKVLTSSNIDEITEDRKLMFIVSSEEFILHMLYDNGEPFLDAALANSYFHRIESSTGSNSNKLVINMLQVFNLEENVKYHNLLGPLQKKNSKDSAEPLISLEWDMDRPVAGIRVVKNVLTELQGLEVKVEQHTIDNFFKWTMPEMIQELLNSNELQDFDSTNSNFDIVSIITRESITSNSSHSWIPLRNVYSSSTTRARDGSELREMVQRSSDYMIIENMVINSFPLAISYRGQGAKRLINVTDFMFMFPKLQFINQTITIREVMKGIKKVLLKSLLKHTGQFLGNKLRRIRNHKNPHEDDDSNDSQRGRYPIQTPLRQLQRYKSYTDISELRMEN